In one window of Onychomys torridus chromosome 5, mOncTor1.1, whole genome shotgun sequence DNA:
- the Thoc3 gene encoding THO complex subunit 3 — protein sequence MRSAAAPGPVVSGCRFAVLAEEVMAVPASILGPPPVGQSGPGSMASWCSVSSGPSRYVLGMQELFRGHSKTREFPAHSAKVHSVAWSCDGRRLASGSFDKTASVFLLEKDRLVKENNYRGHGDSVDQLCWHPSNPDLFVTASGDKTIRIWDVRTTKCIATVNTKGENINICWSPDGQTIAVGNKDDVVTFIDAKTHRSKAEEQFKFEVNEISWNNDNNMFFLTNGNGCINILSYPELKPVQSINAHPSNCICIKFDPMGKYFATGSADALVSLWDVDELVCVRCFSRLDWPVRTLSFSHDGKMLASASEDHFIDIAEVETGDKLWEVQCESPTFTVAWHPKRPLLAFACDDKDGKYDSSREAGTVKLFGLPNDS from the exons ATGCGCTCGGCAGCGGCGCCAGGCCCGGTTGTCTCCGGCTGCCGGTTCGCGGTCCTTGCTGAGGAGGTTATGGCGGTACCCGCGTCGATCCTTGGGCCCCCGCCGGTCGGCCAAAGCGGCCCCGGCTCGATGGCGTCCTGGTGCTCTGTGAGCAGTGGCCCGTCTCGCTACGTGCTCGGGATGCAGGAGCTGTTCCGAGGCCACAGCAAGACGCGCGAGTTCCCGGCGCACAGTGCCAAGGTGCACTCCGTGGCTTGGAGCTGTGACGGCCGTCGCTTGGCCTCGGGGTCCTTCGACAAGACTGCCAGCGTGTTCTTGTTGGAGAAGGACCGGCTG GTCAAAGAAAACAACTACCGGGGACATGGAGATAGTGTGGATCAGCTCTGTTGGCACCCAAGCAACCCTGACCTCTTTGTCACTGCATCTGGAGATAAAACCATCCGCATCTGGGATGTGAGGACTACAAAATGCATTGCCACCGTGAACACTAAAG GGGAGAACATTAATATCTGCTGGAGTCCCGATGGGCAGACCATTGCTGTGGGCAACAAGGATGATGTTGTGACCTTTATTGATGCCAAGACACACCGTTCCAAAGCAGAAGAGCAGTTCAAGTTTGAGGTCAATGAAATCTCCTGGAATAACGACAATAACATGTTCTTCCTGACCAACGGCAATGGTTGTATCAACATTCTCAG CTACCCTGAACTAAAGCCTGTGCAGTCCATCAATGCCCATCCTTCTAACTGCATTTGTATCAAGTTTGACCCCATGGGGAAATACTTTGCCACAGGAAGTGCAGATGCTTTGGTCAGCCTCTGGGATGTTGATGAATTAGTGTGTGTGCGGTGCTTTTCCAG ATTGGATTGGCCTGTGAGGACCCTCAGTTTTAGCCATGATGGGAAAATGCTGGCATCGGCCTCAGAGGACCATTTCATTGACATAGCTGAAGTAGAGACAG GAGACAAGCTGTGGGAGGTGCAGTGTGAGTCCCCGACTTTCACCGTGGCTTGGCACCCCAAGCGGCCTCTCCTGGCATTCGCCTGTGATGACAAAGACGGCAAATACGACAGTAGTCGGGAAGCGGGGACTGTGAAGCTCTTTGGGCTTCCCAATGACTCCTGA